A window from Amblyomma americanum isolate KBUSLIRL-KWMA chromosome 7, ASM5285725v1, whole genome shotgun sequence encodes these proteins:
- the LOC144097922 gene encoding uncharacterized protein LOC144097922, with protein MVCAILAFGNFVISGLAYRPSETPGKKPGKCLETDDCSFFGRVSGTVLIRYFRNSICKSKFLVEDLPRLIPRLRCCLRSETDSENFIKRTQVFFHDHNTYDSSINSSAHAGCKSSASVIL; from the exons ATGGTTTGTGCAATTCTTGCCTTTGGAAATTTTGTTATATCTGGCCTAGCCTACCGGCCAAGTGAAACGCCAGGAAAGAAG CCCGGAAAGTGCCTTGAAACAGATGATTGCTCCTTTTTTGGAAGAGTTTCGGGGACAGTTCTCATCAG GTATTTCAGGAACTCAATTTGCAAATCCAAGTTTCTTGTGGAGGACTTACCGCGACTGATTCcccgccttcgttgctgcttgcGGTCTGAAACCGATTCCGAAAACTTCATTAAAAGGACGCAAGTATTCTTCCATGATCACAATACTTATGACTCGTCTATAAACTCCAGTGCGCATGCAGGCTGCAAGTCGAGCGCTTCTGTAATCTTATGA